AGTGAAGATTTATAAATCCCTTGCACGATTTTTATATTGTCACTAGCTTCTATAGATAATTCATCAACTATAAACGGCGTTGCTTACACACCGCGTCTTGTTAACTGACACGTAACCCACGCCACTATTGAAACTGAACTAGTGTTGGTAGAGGAAGTTCTGCTGCCTCCTAGGGGAGCAACGGGCAAcctccttctttttatttaattttttttatttttgaaacaacCATCCCATTGGCTGTTACAACCGATTCCAACATGGATTCCAACTTGTCACTGGTCATGTGACACCCATGTGACCGTTTTGACAATCTTCCGTTGTCCTTTAACGCCTGGctaattttcagaatttcaccGATTTTTGATTGCAATTACAGCCGCTagtatttatttgttaataGTACTCTTTTGCAGTATTTTAATaccgataaatatatattcggtGACACTGTTTTCGCCCTCCTGCGGCTCGTTTGTTTCATCTGGTCTGCGGTCATTGCGCAAAGAGggttgttttattcattttagtGCGCAAGGGCTGCATGTCGAGTtgcgttttcaattttataaggCGGATGTAAACAATATTATTTGGCGTAGCTATCACGCTCTGTGGGAACAGATGCTGCAACCGTGGTGTTCCAGCAGGTACAGTAGGTAGCTGCGCAGTTCTACTAACGCACCCCTCTCTTTCATAACGTTGAGCAAAGTCGTTGgttgaaatttgaaggaaGCCGGTGGTTGGGTTATGTTTTATAATATTTACCCTATTTGCGCTTATAAAAACGCTGGTTATTCTAGGTTCTTCCGATACGAGcgtcaataataataaaattaagagATGGAGCTCACGGACGATAATCTTCTAACGTTGAGCGAATATTTGAAGCAAACTTTAAATCCTGATGTAAGCGTTCGGCGACCCGGTAAGTCTAACCTTGCAACCCTTAAGTTTTGATtctttatgaaaataaatattgatatCTAATCAGATTGTATTACCCATATCAcataagaaaatttatcgttacCTCTGTTAGCTTGATTGAACATGGGGGTTTCAATggcataaattttatttcattggtTTCTCAGTAAAAATCGGCGTAATTTCTGTGAACTTCTTTTCCATgcagctgaaaaatttctggagtctGTCGAAGTCAACCAGAATTATCCGCTGCTCCTACTTCATCTAGTGGACAAGCCAGGGGTTGATCTTGTGATTAGAATCGCCGGAGCAGTTGCTTTCAAGAATTACATAAAACGAAACTGGAAAATTGTAGGTGTGAATTTACAAATGTCAAGagtatcaaattttgaaatttctaacATTATCATCTTAGGATGAAGACATGGGAGATCGTATCCACGCACAAGATCGAACCGCAGTCAAGAGATTGATAGTTAATTTGATGCTTCATTCTCCAGAGTCGATTCAAAAACAGCTATCCCATGCTATCTCGATAATCGGGAAGCATGACTTCCCAGAAAAATGGCCAGAACTGATCGATCAGAtggtggaaaaattcaacacaGGAGATTTCCATGTTATAAATGGTGTTCTTCACACAGCTTACTCTCTCTTTAAAAGATATCGTTATGAGTTTAAGAGCCAAGCACTTTGGACTGAAATCAAATTCGTTCTTGACCAGTTCGCCAAGCCCATGACTGAACTTTTTTTGGTAAGATCGAattatgaatttgaaaaaactctGCTGTACACGGAAAATAAGCATATGGTTCAAAGAAGTGATCTACCAATTTTCCTTATAGGCTACCATGAACTTGACCCAGGTTCACGCTAATAATGTGGAGgcattaaaaattatatacaacTCCCTAGTAATATTATGCAAAGTTTTCTACGCCCTCAACTACCAAGTAAGTAGGTTAACCGACCTTATTACTGGTGGTCCACGTTATCTGTTTTACAATGACTTTGTTCTGTCAGGATTTACCAGAGTTTTTCGAAGACAACATGGCTGCTTGGATGACAAACTTCCACATGCTACTTACCGTTGATGTTCCATCTCTAAAAACAGAGGTACTTGAAAATGAGAATCTACATATTAGTATTGATCAAGGATTCATTGGCCGACTTATCacactacttttttttatttttaggatGACGAAGAGGCTGGAGTGATTGAACAACTAAAGTCTCAGGTGTGCGACAATGTTGCCTTATATGCACGGAACTACGAAgaggatttcaaaaattatctaCCTCAGTTTGTTACTGCGATCTGGGGTCTCCTCACATCTACCGGACAGCAGCCCAAATTTGATTCGGTACGCAGAATTtgttgaaatgagaaaaaacgcATTTCcagtttctattattttttcacagctGGTATCAAACGCACTACAATTTTTGGCGTCCGTAGCTTCTTGTGCACAGTACAGACACCTCTTCGAAGATCGTACCACGCTGGGAAGCATATGTGAAAAAGTTATTATACCTAACATGGAGTTTAGAGGTTCGTTGtcaagtttcaagtttttcatcgACCAAACAGCGCCTGAATATATAAATTGCTTTGATTATTTCTTACAGAATCAGACAACGAATTATTTGAAGATAACCCGGAAGAATATATTCGTCGCGACATCGAAGGTAGCGATGTGTGTACACGACGGCGAGCCGCTTGTGACCTCGTGAAGGTCCtgtcgaaatattttgaaGCGGAAATCGTGGAGATCTTTGGATCTTATATTCAGATGATGCTGCAAAATTACGTCGCaaatccaaaagaaaattggCGTAGCAAAGATGCAGCTTTATACTTGGTTACAAGTAGTGACAGTAAACGACAGACTCAGACTCATGGGGTGACGCGGACCACAGGTTTGGTCTCGCTTCCTGATTTTGCGAAACAGCATATAGAACCGGAATTGGCAAAGCCAGATGGTATTTGTAAATTCTTTATTAGGTATGTCGTTCATCACATATAACCGTACAACTATTAAACGTGATTTGGGTTATTTCAGTTAACGAACTTCCTGTCCTGAAGGCGGACGCTATTAAATTTGTCATGATGTTCAGGCCAGTTTTGCCTAAAGAATTAGTTATCGGTAGCCTGCCACACATGGTCAGGCATCTCGCTGCCTCCAGCCCTGTTGTCCATAGCTACGCCGCATGCGCTATTGAAAAGATACTAGTGCATAAAGAAAGTACCGGGGTTCTTTTGTAAGGAAACCAACAGTTCTCACAATATGTAGGTAAATAATGTCTCGTACAAATCTGTCTCACTTAATTCCTATTCGTTCACAGAGTCAAAGGAGAAATGCTCGGGTCTATGGCTACGGAGTTGTTGACAGGGTTATTCGGTCTTCTGGAAACGCAGGGGTCGGAGGAGAATGAATATGCCATGAAAGCGGTGATGCGAACCTTTTTTATTCTGCAGGAACGAGTCGTACCATTTCTGGGTGACTTACTGCCCAAACTCACGGAAAAACTTACGCTCGTAGCTAGAAATCCCAGGCGACCAAattttaatcattacctcTTCGAAACGATCAGTTTATCCATCAAGTAAGTTGATTAATTGCAGGGTGTATTTCGCGAGAAAGAGTACGCCtgaattattttgtttgttctagAATTGTATGTAAGACGAATCCAGCAGCTGTTGCCTCTTTTGAGCAGGCGCTATTTCCTATATTCCAAGGAATTTTACAGCAAGATATTCAGGGTCAGTTGAAATGTATTCCAAGATTTCTTTTTGCGATCTTTGGAATTCTTTTCATTGGCGAATTCCAATTTCTCATGATTTTGCTTCTTCGTTTTCAGAATTCATTCCAtacgtttttcaaattctctcgCTGCTACTAGAGATACACACGGCGCAGGATATTCCAGAACCGTACATGGCTTTGTTCCCTTGTTTGTTGGCCCCTGTGCTCTTCGAAAGCCGAGCCAATATTCACCCTCTGAATCAATTGCTGCAGGCGTTCGTCAATCACGGACCTCACCAAATTATTGCACagggaaaaattagcgggctCCTGGGGGTTTTCCAAAAACTGATAGCCTCTAAATTCAATGACGTCGAAGGATTCTATCTGATGCAAGCTATAATCGAACACTTTCCTCCGTAAGTGTGGCTGATCGAGTTTAATGATGTGAAGTTTATCAACGTGTTTTTATTGTTCCATTCTCTCCTCATAGCAACACGTTGGAGCCGTATATAAAACAAGTATTCGTCCTTCTTTTCCAAAGACTCACATCTTCAAGAACGACCAAATATGTGAAGGGACTGATagtcttcttctccttctacgCAATTAAATACGGCGCGAGTAGTTTAATCTCAATAATTGACCAAATTCAACCACAGTAagcagaatattttttccctctttgtACGTACATCCCATACAAACACAATGTAATGTAATacaggttcttttttttctgtacaggATGTTTGGTATGGTCATAGATCGCGTGGTGATCGCAGATCTGCGGAAAGTATCCGGagaagtagagagaaaaatagcAGCGGTGGGAATATCGAATCTGTTAACAGATTGCCCAGAGATGTTGAGTAGTCCTTACAACTCTTATTACCCGCGCCTCTTAGCTACTCTcatagaatttttcgaactacCTCAAGACGAAACGGTGTTAGCGGAAGATCAAATGTTCCCAGATGTTGACGAGGCTCCTAGTTTCCAGGCAAATTACAGCCAACTGATGTACGCAGGAAATCCCAAAAAGGATCCGTTGCAAAGTGAGTTTTGTTTATCTGAGTCTCCATCATTGTTTTATGACTTCGAACTTCAATGAGGCTTTTTCAAACTTCCGCAATCACGGATTTGAATTATGTAAACTGTAATGAATTATCGTTGCAGGTATCGGTGATGTAAGACTTTACCTGGCGCAAGGTCTTGGTAAATTAT
This region of Athalia rosae chromosome 7, iyAthRosa1.1, whole genome shotgun sequence genomic DNA includes:
- the LOC105685026 gene encoding exportin-2, translated to MELTDDNLLTLSEYLKQTLNPDVSVRRPAEKFLESVEVNQNYPLLLLHLVDKPGVDLVIRIAGAVAFKNYIKRNWKIDEDMGDRIHAQDRTAVKRLIVNLMLHSPESIQKQLSHAISIIGKHDFPEKWPELIDQMVEKFNTGDFHVINGVLHTAYSLFKRYRYEFKSQALWTEIKFVLDQFAKPMTELFLATMNLTQVHANNVEALKIIYNSLVILCKVFYALNYQDLPEFFEDNMAAWMTNFHMLLTVDVPSLKTEDDEEAGVIEQLKSQVCDNVALYARNYEEDFKNYLPQFVTAIWGLLTSTGQQPKFDSLVSNALQFLASVASCAQYRHLFEDRTTLGSICEKVIIPNMEFRESDNELFEDNPEEYIRRDIEGSDVCTRRRAACDLVKVLSKYFEAEIVEIFGSYIQMMLQNYVANPKENWRSKDAALYLVTSSDSKRQTQTHGVTRTTGLVSLPDFAKQHIEPELAKPDVNELPVLKADAIKFVMMFRPVLPKELVIGSLPHMVRHLAASSPVVHSYAACAIEKILVHKESTGVLLVKGEMLGSMATELLTGLFGLLETQGSEENEYAMKAVMRTFFILQERVVPFLGDLLPKLTEKLTLVARNPRRPNFNHYLFETISLSIKIVCKTNPAAVASFEQALFPIFQGILQQDIQEFIPYVFQILSLLLEIHTAQDIPEPYMALFPCLLAPVLFESRANIHPLNQLLQAFVNHGPHQIIAQGKISGLLGVFQKLIASKFNDVEGFYLMQAIIEHFPPNTLEPYIKQVFVLLFQRLTSSRTTKYVKGLIVFFSFYAIKYGASSLISIIDQIQPQMFGMVIDRVVIADLRKVSGEVERKIAAVGISNLLTDCPEMLSSPYNSYYPRLLATLIEFFELPQDETVLAEDQMFPDVDEAPSFQANYSQLMYAGNPKKDPLQSIGDVRLYLAQGLGKLSPGQLPGLLGQIPEPNANHLRSYLQTAGIGVA